Below is a window of Humulus lupulus chromosome 2, drHumLupu1.1, whole genome shotgun sequence DNA.
tcagctgtgtGCTCATTATCTTCTATAAACTTccacaaaacttggaagtaaagatagggtccctatcagacccAATAAacctcagagtcccatgaaggtgtacaatctctctcacatagatatTTGCATCCTGGTCAACTGTATTGTAcgtcctcactggtaaaaagtgagctgacttcgtATACCGGTCCATAATAACCTAGActaaatcatgctggcccactatcctaggaaacccatcacgaaatccatcgtgatgtcctcccacttctacTTTAGGATATACAGAGGCTATAGTAGCCccactggtctctgatgctccgtcttgacctgctgacaagtcatgCACTTTATCACTCAATCACGTTCCTCTTCATCCCaaaccaccaatataaaactttcagatcctggtacatcttcatggtgcctagatGTAGATAATAAGggatagtatgagattcatccaaaatctcccgtctaatcccagtgtccatcggaatacAAATcagatccttatacctcaataaactcattattgatactgtatagtccttagctactccagctaggacatcccctctaatctttcccaactgtgggtcactcaactatttctctttgatcctttctaaaagagtagactgaagcgtaatgttggccaactaacCCACCAGTAATCCCTATTCCAGCTCTCGTCATATCCTttgctaactctctggatatctaTCTCGCATTGTACCACCGTTGcaagttctagatcatgtgtgggatactcTGCTCATATCCTTTaactgacatgatgcataggcaatcaccttttttgtttacataagaacacaacctaaacctttctcgaggcgtcacaataaaccataactcacacttcttaaattctGCATACCATCTAtgctctctcagcctctgtagtactaatttgagatgttgttcatgctctgtctctgactgagagtataccagtaaATCATTAATAGAAACATTCACAAACTGATCTCGGTAATGCTTGAACACTTTGTTCCTCAAATCCATAAGTGttgcaggggcattagtcaatccaaatgacataattaagaactcataatgcccatatctggtacaaaagcagtcttcggtatatccttctCCCTAATCCTcagttggtaataaccagatcgaagatctatcttggaaaataCCATCTTACAtggtaactgaacctttagttcctttagATCTGCGGGAGCCGTTCAATACGGTGCCCTAAACACTAATTCCGTCCTTGGCACCAACTTAATCGCAACTCTATCTCCCTGTGTAAAGGTAACCCTAACAGATCCTCTAGAAACTCATCTAGaaattcacaaactaatctagttagtcatggtcccactggcacgatcTGGGTGacatccaccacactagctaagaatcctatgcatcccctgcaataggtctctagctccaAGTaaagatatcataggtacacgaggtcctatgatatgattttattgtTATGAAAATTAAACTCATGTTATTTCGTTGTTTTCTTATGTAGTAGTTTCATTGTTGTTGTTTGTTAGGCTAATTTTAGCCTCCCTTTTTAAGTGTCTTTATCAGTGTCTTTTTAATGGTTTATGTGTTTTTGGAgcggatttatgcttgttttgcttgatttcaggttaagcatatgttttgggcatttggagTGGATTGTGGAGAAAATATGCTAAACTGAAGGGTTATTCAAGTTTTTGCTGAAATTGTATtagggccgcggcacaagaaTTAGAGCTGCGGCGAGCCCTTTTCCAGAAACTCAAGATTTTGCAATTTCCGAGTAGAGTCGCGGCACTGACGTCCGTACGCCTCAGAAttttaagggcaatttcgtcattttgGGAGAGATATAGAATGAGGTCTTCATTTTTATTTGGGGATTGCAATTTTTGAAGTACAGACAGAAACAAAGGGGAAAAAACAAGAGAAGAAGAAGCTTGGAGCGAGCGTGGGCGATCTGTGACAATTCCCAATCtagtttcattctctttttctttatttttctatgttattgtttatgtttagtttgattatggatatgaatactgagattatgagctaaactcctatttagggatttgatggatattgactgagattATCCCATGGATTATTGCTATTTGATTATTCCTTCTTCcttgtttatgtgatttgtttaTCTTTGTGCTTAATGCACGcttgagattgatcaccttaagcatgattcatgatcctaatatgaaatctgaaaagtgaatattaggaatgctctaaatgaataaacataggttttgatgtgaaacgaaagtattcgcatagcttatgtgacttgtagattattgcttaatgcgaattgtttgttgtactatctcagaaatgcaatagttgacaatgcaatttagtaccttaatgatctgaaaagagtttaggtgattttataatctgtcatctcattggaggaagaagaatagttgactagtgttaacaattgggtaatcaaaacaattgaaatcatatccctaatttcacatccattgttaaaccctttttatttgttgttttgcttgttgtgttttctgcattattattttaaaaccaaattttattgttgccaaataaaaatataaatccaatttggttagtacttaactgcaattcccttgggttcgacctcacctgtgtgagttactacttgtatgatacaTGCACTTGCGTGTAATAAAATATCGCAACATTGTTGTTTAAGAAATTCTCTGTCGCTACAATTATGTATTATTGACAATATTTATCAAACTTTATTTTGATCACTAGAATGTCTTAATTTGTGAATATTAAGTTAAATTtgtataaaattatttaaaatcaatAAGACATTTTCAACTGTCAAATATGTGcttaatgttttttttaaataaaaaattatatattaaaaaaatattttaatggcatttttaaaaatgcGACTAATATCGTTCAGTAACATTTTTGAAAtgtcattaaaattatttttaatataaaaaataaatatgtaatttattataataaaaaatttagtgacatttaaaaatgttataaattattatatgtcaCTACGTTTACTCATACGGGTATATCTTACATTTGTTAAAAGTGTCACAAAAGATCTCTAagtcatgtttctactaatgttTTTCCATTCGACTCATTGAGCTAGTTTGACGAAGTAAACGTCCAAAGTCCACAATTTTACACGGTAAAAGTTCACTGTTTCACACGTTAATGTCACAATTGTGCTCCATGGTGCTTTCATTTATTCAATCGTGAACCAAATACGCGTATGGAAAATGAATCTTGGTCAAGTTATACAATATTAATGTCAAGCTGACTCTCTATTATTGAAGTGAATAATGGGTTTCTCAGGTCTCCCTAGTGATCATACTTTTAATAAAAATagtcaaaaacataaaagtattcaGCGTGGAACACGAATTGAACCTCTTTGATCAAAGTTATGTAAGTATGACTTTGTCGAAATATAAgagtaatattaaaaaaaaaaaaagactaataTTCTTACCAAGCATGCATGTAATATTTGTCAAGGCACATATATATCTTACCAAGCATAATATCAAAATATTAACCATGTCGATGGCCACGAGGACATCACTATTTTCCCCCCTACTTTGTTCAATATTTATTCTCGTTGCACAACAAGCCACAGCCCAGACCATTTGTTTTAATGACAAAGGTAACTTCACCCTTAACAGTACCTACCATGATAATCTCAATCACCTCCTCTCAAACCTTCTCAACTCCCAAAACCACAATGGCTACGGCTTTTACAATTTCTCTTTCGGCAGTGCCTCCAGCCAAGTTTTCGCAATCGGAGCATGCCAAGGGGACGTTACGATCGAGGTCTGCCGGAGCTGTCTTAACGAGACTATGCATGTTGTCCGAGAGGCCTGCCCCAATCAGAAGGAGGCAGTCCAATGGGCCGACAAATGCATGTTGCGCTACTCTAACCGCTCCTTGTTTGGCCTCATGGAAACTAGTCCAAATCGAATTTTATATCAAACCGCAAACGTACCATCCGATTCTGTTGTGGCATATTTTGATGTTCTTATGAATTTGACAAATAACCTGAAAAGTCGAGCTGCGGCTGGTGGCTCTCTTCGAAAATTTTCTGCAGCAAGAGTACAAAGTCCAATACTATTTAAAACCATATATGGGCTTGTGATGTGCACACCTGACTTGTCCCAGAACGACTGCATCAATTGTTTGGATTATGTAGTTGGGACTTTTCCGGGATCGAGTTTTAGGACATTTGGGGGAGTAATATTGGCCCCCAGTTGTAAATTTAGATATGAAGATTACCTTTTCTATAATTCTACGGCCGAAGAAGTTTCGCCACCATCCCCACTGCCAAAACCCCCAACGGCATCTCCTCCTCCGCCATTAATGCTTCAACCCGGTAAAACAAAATCAGAATataatcttattattattattattattaactttGTTTATCATATTACAGTTACAAGTTTAAAACTCATCATATGTCATCAATTACTGGATTTTGCAGGAACGAAGAATAACACGTCTTCAGCTCGAACAATAGTTATAATTGTTGTTGCGTCTACTGCGTTTGTGGGGTTAATCATTTCCATCGTTATTATTATGTTTTGTAAGTTGGtccattttcttttttttgtCAAGACAAAAATTAATTTAACCGAAGCTGATGTGAATATTGaagtctctttttttttttcttattcttaaaaaaaaatcctagtctttaaaattaattcatttaatttTAGAATTTATCTAGAGTATTATAATTAGTCCATAGTTAATCGATTATATTTTATTAGTAGAAAAAGGGAGAGTGATTAAAATTTGATAATCAAGTGTCCTATGGTGCATTTACGGTGCAGCaaaaatttttttgttattttttacacctaaataattataattctaattttttatatgacagttTACCAGTCATTTAAGATATCTTTGTATATCatcattttatattaattttatttaaacttgAGATCAATAGACACACGGCATAATAGAGCCTCAGTCAATTCAGAATAGTTTTAGTCTTATCACATGCACTCATAATTCAATCTATAAATTACACTATTGATGGCCTAAGAGAAATgatgaaattatatttttatccAGTTGTTCAAGTTAATCACCGCTCAAACGAACCTGATGCAGAAGAAACTGTAAGTGTAGAATCATTGCAATACAGTTATGAGACAATCAAACTTGCTACAGATAATTTCTCtgaggaaaataagcttggacaGGGTGGATTTGGTGCTGTTTACAAGGTAAGAATTAATGAagtatataataaattaataatgtttttttttttacatactAAGTAATTTTCAAGTCCAATTCAATCCTATAATTGTTAATTTTGTTGCTATATTAATGTGTTTCAGGGTAGACTTTCTAATGGTCAAGACATAGCTGTGAAAAAATTATCTAGAAGATCATCCCAAGGTGATCTCGAATTCAAGAATGAGGTAACGCTAGTTGCCAAGCTACAACACCGCAATCTTGTAAGGCTTCTCGGTTTCAGCTTAGAAGGAAACGAAAGGCTTCTTGTCTATGAGTGTATGCAAAATGGAAGTCTTGATTCTTTCATATTTGGTACGGTTGTATTCCTATGATAATTGGACTCTAAAACATAGTTAATCATAGAAAATGAACATGCACAAACACATATCTATTATGCTTTATTAAAAGTTTTATCCTTAACATATACTTGTATTTACTAATTTGCAGATTCATCAAAGCGTAAGAATTTAGATTGGGATAGGCGTTACAAAATAATAGGAGGCATGGCTCGAGGACTCCTTTACCTTCATGAAGATTCTCGTTTGAGAATTATTCATCGAGATCTCAAAGCGAGCAACATCCTTTTAGATGAAAATATGCATCCCAAGATAGCAGATTTTGGAACCGCAAGACTTTTTGTTGTTGATCAAACTCAAGACAATACGAGACAAATAGTAGGAACATAGTAAGTACACAATATCTAAAACTAAGTTATTTATTGTTTTTATGACTACTAATGACATGGCATAAAATTAGTTTAATTTTCTTCTAATAATTTTGTATCCCATATATAGTCATCAACTTCCACATCTTAAAGTTATGATGCAATTAAGTAATAAGTATAAAATAAACTGCAACTTTGGCCCCTGCATTTAATTTTATTGCTAAATTTAAcattagaattaaaaaaaaactattttttaaaatagtaaaaaaaaattatctcttatatgtatttttagtcaaattttttttttggaaagccAATAATTCACCCACTTAAAatgcattaatatttttttttatataaatttgttTAACGATACACtcttattaaaaaaatcatttctaaaattaaaataaaataaaaaaaattatatttatcattttgtttgcattaatatatttataatattttgttaaaaaattataaaattaattgaggaaatctaaaattaaataacta
It encodes the following:
- the LOC133817371 gene encoding cysteine-rich receptor-like protein kinase 44, with translation MHVVREACPNQKEAVQWADKCMLRYSNRSLFGLMETSPNRILYQTANVPSDSVVAYFDVLMNLTNNLKSRAAAGGSLRKFSAARVQSPILFKTIYGLVMCTPDLSQNDCINCLDYVVGTFPGSSFRTFGGVILAPSCKFRYEDYLFYNSTAEEVSPPSPLPKPPTASPPPPLMLQPGTKNNTSSARTIVIIVVASTAFVGLIISIVIIMFFVQVNHRSNEPDAEETVSVESLQYSYETIKLATDNFSEENKLGQGGFGAVYKGRLSNGQDIAVKKLSRRSSQGDLEFKNEVTLVAKLQHRNLVRLLGFSLEGNERLLVYECMQNGSLDSFIFDSSKRKNLDWDRRYKIIGGMARGLLYLHEDSRLRIIHRDLKASNILLDENMHPKIADFGTARLFVVDQTQDNTRQIVGTYGYMAPEYIMHGQFSIKSDIFSFGVLLLEIISGQKINCFREGEHTEDLLSYTWREWREGNATNIVDPLMRIGIRSEIIRCIHIGLLCVQDNLVDRPTMNAIVLMLNSNSVSLPLPSKPAFFMHSSMGSSMPSPSDFNSRMNQPKNESVNEASITEPSPR